A single genomic interval of Nonomuraea rubra harbors:
- a CDS encoding PQQ-binding-like beta-propeller repeat protein, translated as MDKHRVTCTWWGGGLALCGTALTAWAYFLYRSVASRPDPPELIVGSLIAAALLFALLIVAQVQAACRTVKFVRSEASEASLAWEALNAANRAVRHWAWMCAAALAIPVLEGGWQAFEAIDSGFPVFGDFAFAVSSAITLIGLALHGSGDSVPGSATRKIVGAGAGLVTAAAVMAATFAVAATPLWADATTATAPGRPAAAVPETVGKIAWRWKSPNSVREPDVVTASGGIVVQVRDGVVALDSTTGRERWRHRRPGAVAYEVRASPDGRTVTVAFWPGEGATDQADRLAVLDAATGEVRAVHADAWGGVGYTSDNVADGVRRWQSLFALGRDTAVTWSEDGSAVTGWDVETSQTRWRHTLPENCTMAARTDTEAAPVMLRDVVAVAAFCGQDLDDALRHRRDPIELQVVMLGLDPLTGSEVWRHQSMAKVDLRRVTVHAAVDAQAVAVIWRGKNLLEDYRLVLAHADGHVLNNDHAALDGWDLRSAPFTGEGWLRYPRSEALSDYGWEPFQRGEPQTASVSLDGLPRKYFHPRMNLPLTRALVTTRPELSGSGDVALITPWGTRDTQRFPLGFASPGGQVSLFPAPGAVVAVSTRDTMVVGLN; from the coding sequence GTGGACAAGCATCGGGTGACATGCACGTGGTGGGGCGGCGGGCTGGCACTGTGCGGGACGGCGCTGACGGCCTGGGCTTACTTCCTTTACCGCTCGGTGGCATCTCGCCCGGACCCGCCCGAGCTCATCGTAGGGTCTCTCATCGCGGCGGCGCTGCTGTTCGCCTTGCTGATCGTCGCGCAGGTCCAGGCGGCCTGCAGGACCGTGAAGTTTGTGCGGTCCGAAGCTTCGGAGGCGAGCCTGGCTTGGGAAGCGCTGAACGCGGCAAACCGTGCCGTACGTCACTGGGCATGGATGTGTGCGGCAGCGCTGGCGATACCAGTGCTCGAAGGGGGATGGCAGGCCTTCGAGGCGATCGACTCAGGATTTCCTGTGTTCGGGGACTTCGCCTTTGCCGTGAGCTCGGCGATCACGCTGATAGGGCTGGCGCTGCACGGGAGCGGCGATTCCGTTCCCGGCTCGGCCACCAGGAAGATCGTGGGAGCGGGGGCGGGCCTGGTCACAGCGGCGGCGGTGATGGCGGCGACCTTTGCCGTGGCCGCGACGCCCCTGTGGGCGGACGCCACGACGGCGACGGCGCCCGGGCGCCCCGCGGCGGCGGTCCCGGAGACGGTGGGGAAGATCGCGTGGCGGTGGAAATCGCCAAACAGCGTCCGCGAGCCCGATGTCGTCACCGCCAGCGGCGGGATAGTCGTGCAGGTCCGCGACGGTGTCGTAGCACTGGACAGCACGACCGGCCGCGAGCGGTGGCGCCATCGCCGGCCTGGAGCGGTGGCGTACGAGGTAAGGGCCTCTCCCGACGGCCGCACGGTAACCGTCGCATTCTGGCCAGGTGAGGGAGCGACGGACCAGGCCGACCGCCTCGCAGTACTGGACGCGGCGACCGGCGAAGTGCGGGCCGTACACGCGGACGCCTGGGGAGGCGTTGGCTACACAAGCGACAACGTAGCGGATGGTGTGCGGAGGTGGCAGAGTCTGTTCGCGCTGGGGCGGGACACCGCCGTCACCTGGTCCGAAGACGGGTCCGCCGTCACCGGATGGGACGTGGAAACGTCGCAGACGCGGTGGCGCCACACGCTGCCCGAGAACTGCACCATGGCGGCGCGCACGGATACTGAGGCCGCGCCTGTCATGCTACGTGACGTGGTCGCCGTGGCCGCGTTCTGCGGGCAGGACCTCGATGACGCGCTCCGCCACCGCCGTGACCCAATCGAGCTGCAGGTCGTCATGCTCGGACTGGACCCGCTCACCGGTTCGGAGGTCTGGCGGCACCAGAGCATGGCGAAGGTGGACCTGCGGCGGGTCACCGTACACGCGGCGGTGGATGCTCAGGCGGTGGCCGTGATCTGGCGCGGGAAGAACCTGCTGGAGGACTATCGATTGGTGCTGGCTCACGCGGACGGGCACGTTCTCAACAACGACCACGCCGCGCTCGACGGCTGGGACCTTCGGAGTGCACCGTTCACAGGTGAGGGATGGCTGCGCTACCCGCGCAGCGAGGCTTTATCGGACTACGGCTGGGAGCCGTTTCAGCGGGGTGAGCCGCAAACAGCCTCCGTATCGCTCGACGGCCTGCCGCGTAAATATTTCCATCCCAGAATGAACTTGCCACTGACACGAGCTCTGGTCACAACGAGGCCAGAGCTCTCCGGCTCGGGCGACGTGGCCCTCATCACGCCTTGGGGCACCAGGGACACCCAGCGCTTCCCCTTGGGCTTCGCGTCGCCGGGCGGTCAGGTGTCGCTGTTCCCCGCACCGGGAGCGGTCGTGGCTGTTTCGACGAGGGACACGATGGTCGTGGGTCTGAACTGA